A genomic window from Euleptes europaea isolate rEulEur1 chromosome 9, rEulEur1.hap1, whole genome shotgun sequence includes:
- the LOC130482446 gene encoding alcohol dehydrogenase class-3 encodes MASGVIKCKAAVAWEAGEPLSIEEVEVAPPKAHEVRIKIVATAVCHTDAYTLSGADPEGSFPVILGHEGAGVVESVGEGVTKFKPGDTVIPLYIPQCGECKFCLNPKTNLCQKIRVTQGKGLMPDGTSRFTCKGKQILHFMGTSTFSEYTVVADISLAKIDASAPLDKVCLLGCGISTGYGAVVNTAKVEPGSTCAVFGLGGVGLAVIMGCKVAGASRIIGIDLNKDKFPKAKEFGATECISPQDFQKPIQEVLVELTDGGVDYSFECIGNVGVMRAALEACHKGWGVSVIVGVAAAGQEIATRPFQLVTGRTWKGTAFGGWKSVENVPKLVTEYMSKKIKVDEFVTHTLPFDKINDAFDYMHAGKSIRTVLKF; translated from the exons ATGGCGAGCGGG GTTATCAAATGTAAGGCAGCTGTTGCCTGGGAGGCTGGTGAGCCATTGTCTATTGAGGAGGTGGAAGTTGCACCGCCAAAAGCTCATGAAGTTCGCATCAAG ATTGTTGCCACTGCTGTGTGCCACACTGATGCTTACACCCTAAGTGGGGCTGATCCAGAGGGCTCTTTCCCTGTGATTCTGGGCCATGAAGGAGCAGGAGTCGTGGAAAGTGTTGGGGAAGGAGTGACTAAATTTAAACCAG gggatacagtcatccctctGTATATCCCACAATGTGGAGAATGCAAGTTTTGTTTAAATCCTAAAACTAATCTTTGCCAGAAAATAAG AGTCACCCAAGGAAAAGGACTGATGCCAGATGGTACCAGTAGATTTACATGTAAGGGAAAGCAAATTCTCCACTTCATGGGAACCAGCACCTTCTCCGAATACACCGTTGTTGCAGATATTTCTTTGGCTAAAATAGATGCTTCGGCTCCTTTGGACAAAGTCTGCCTGCTGGGTTGTGGGATTTCTACTGGCTATGGTGCAGTTGTAAATACTGCCAAG GTGGAACCTGGTTCAACTTGTGCTGTCTTTGGCTTGGGTGGAGTTGGGCTTGCTGTAATCATGGGCTGCAAAGTGGCCGGTGCATCCCGGATTATTGGGATTGACCTCAACAAAGACAAGTTTCCAAAAGCAAAGGAATTTGGGGCCACAGAGTGCATCAGCCCACAAGACTTTCAGAAGCCTATCCAGGAGGTCCTTGTTGAGTTGACAGATGGAGGAGTAGATTATTCATTTGAGTGCATCGGTAACGTTGGCGTCATG AGGGCAGCTTTGGAAGCTTGTCACAAAGGCTGGGGAGTCAGTGTGATAGTGGGGGTTGCTGCTGCTGGTCAGGAGATTGCCACTCGCCCATTCCAGCTGGTCACTGGACGAACATGGAAAGGGACTGCTTTTGGAG GTTGGAAGAGTGTTGAGAACGTACCAAAGCTGGTCACTGAATATATGTCCAAGAAGATAAAAGTGGATGAGTTTGTGACTCACACGCTGCCTTTTGACAAAATCAATGATGCTTTTGACTACATGCATGCAGGAAAAAG CATCAGAACTGTTCTGAAGTTTTAA